The DNA window TACTCCTTGTTTGTTGTACTCGCTTTTATGTTTACAGAATTAGAGACAACTTACTCCTCTACTAAAAATAGATTTAATATCCTGTTATTTTTAGTCCCTCTGTTTAGTGTGTTTTCATTCCTAATAAGGAGAATTAGTATGTTTCTGATTCTATCCATTATAATTTATTATCTTATTATAATCTTATTATAAGAGTAAAGCTTAAGAGGAGTATACCCATTTATCTTTTGATAATTATTTTTATGTCACCATGGATTTGGTATACCTTCACACAAAAAATTCCTATTCCTATATCAGAATTTTGGTTTAAAAATCTTGAACATAAGGAACTTGGCACAATTAGTGCTCTTGACTTAATTATACGGGTAGGCAATAACTTATGGTCTGTTGCTACAAGAGGTATAGGTGGAATTATATTTCCATTTTCAATAAGTAGAACTTTTCTGAATATGACTACAATTATGAAAATACCTTTTCTATACCCACTTTTTCAGTTTATTTTCTCATCCATTGCTATTTTTGGATTCTTCTATTCCTTTCAAAATGCAGGACACAGAATGCATGACGCAAAACTCGGTCTCTCTGGCTTTCGTCTTTTACATCTTTACATCATTTTCTATATATGTATTGTCCTTATCTGGCCCTCTCCGCCTCATAGGTCCTTAGTTACACTAACTCCATTTATTTTTTATTATTTTATTTATGGAGTGCAACAACTATGTTGTTGTTCGCAGAATCCTGTGGACATGCAAAATCACAGATTTTGCACTCCAAAGCTATATTTTTACGTGTTCATCGGACTTATTATTACCTCCTCATTAAAGCGTGATATAGGTTATATTTACGATGTCCATAAATATGGACATGAAGGCGGCAAGGAGGCTGGTTTTGTATGGAAAGAGAAGGAGCATCTATATAAATGGATAAGAGAAAATACACCCGCTGATGCAGTGTTTGTGACACTCTACGATATTCAGTTACATTTATATACTGGTAGAAGGACTATACGTAAATTAGATAGCATAGATATAATATTAAAAGCTGACTATGTAGTATTAGTTCCTTATGGTAGTATCTATGTGCCGGGACGAGACCTATCACTACATTATTTTTTACCAATTTTAGAGAAATATCCTCAAAAATTTGAGTTAGTGTATCACACTATTCATACTTTTATATATAAAATTGTAAAATAGAAAAAATAGAAAGCTAATGTATATGGATGTTTTATTAATTAATCCTCCCTGGTATAAGAGAAAGGGTAACATATGGAGAGGAATAAATCCTATCTTACCACCTCTCGGATTAGCCTACATAGGCTCTTTTCTTGAAAGAGAGGGAGTAAAGGTAGAAATTTTAGATGCCCAAGCTGAAGGATGTTCTGTTTCTAAAATATATAATAAATTAAAAACTATGAAAGGAGTTCCCAATTTTATTGGCATAACTGCTACTACCAGCACAATTGGTAATGCCTTAGATGTCGCTCAGATATGTAAAACAATTTACCCAAAATCTAAAGTTATATTAGGAGGAGTGCATCCAACAGCCTTACCGGATGAAGTAATGAAGGATGAGAATATCGATTATGTAGTCCGAGGAGAAGGTGAAGCGACTTTTTGGGAAATAGTAAATGGGAAAAAAGAGGAAGAGATTTTGGGCTTATCTTATAAATCAAAAGGAAGTGTATTTCACAATATTGATAGGCCTGTTTTTAAATGCTTAGATGATTTACCATTCCCAGCTTACCACCTTTTGCCAATAGAGAAATACCGTCCTGCCATAGGAGCATATAAGCGCCTGCCTGCAATGAGTATGCTCACTACACGAGGTTGTCCTGGTCATTGTACGTTTTGCTTTGGCAATTTTCTTGGAGAGAGAACACGCTATCGATCAGCGAGGAATATTGTCAACGAAATTAAACTACTTCAGAGCGGTTATGGGATAAAAGAAATTTCTTTCTATGATGATGTATTCACAACCTTTAAAAGTAATATTCAGGATTTGTGTCGTCTTATAATAGAAGAAAATATTGATATAACATGGTCATGTTTTTCACGAGTAGATTTTGTGGATGAAGCAACTCTCAGGTTAATGAAAAAAGCTGGTTGTCACCAGATATGCTATGGGATTGAGTCGGGAAACGAGCAGATACTGAGAAATATCAAAAAGGAAACATCATTAGATAAGGCTAAAGAGATTATTGCATTAACTAAGTCGATAGGTATAGAGACAAGGACCTCATTTATGTTTGGAAATCCGGGAGAGACAGAAGAAACAATGAGAGAGACTATCAATTTTGCTGTCTCTCTTGAGCCCGATATAGCAATCTTCAATATTACTACCCCTTATCCAGGCACAGAGATGTTTCTCTGGGCTAAAGAAAAAGGCTACCTCAAAACCACAGATTGGTCCAAATACGACCTTTCTCAATCCATACTAGAACTTCCAACAGTGAATAGCAAAATAGTTGAATATTATTACCATACAGCTTACAAAAAGTTCTATAGACGAGTAAACTATTTACTTAAAAGACTGTGCAGAACACAATCAGTTAACGACTTAAAAATGGATTTCCAAGCAGCTTGGACAATGTTTCTCCAATTTTAATAGATGTACTCTGTTGATAACTATGCTTATGAGGTATTGAAGGCTTTTACGTTGACACGTAACTATACTAAATGGATTCTTAATATGATAAAGCCTTATTTAGGGAATAGAATTCTTGAAGTTGGTTGTGGAATTGGAAATCTAACTAAAGAGCTTAAAAATTATGGTCAATTGGTAGGTATAGATATATCTTCATACTTTATTCAGCACATAAAGATAAATTATCCTGACTTAGAATTTCATAAGTTTGATATTACTGATATCAATGTTCTCTCTCTTAAAAACAAAAGTTTTGATACAATTGTCTGCGTTAATGTGCTTGAACATATCAAAGATGACTGTAAAGCTTTAGTAAATATGTTTGAATTACTTCAGCCTAAAGGGCACCTTTTACTTATGGTCCCAGCTATCCAATGGGCTTATGGGACAATGGATATTAGGGTTGGACATTGGCGACGATACAGCAAAGAAGAACTGAACGATAAGCTGAAGCAGTCGGGCTTCTATGTAGAAAGGATATTTTTTTATAATTTAACAGGATTATTTAGCTGGTTTGTGAACAGCAGGATTTTGAAAAGGAAGCAATATCCAATACTTCAGACGATGTTATTTGATAAATTTTTGCCCCTATTGGTAGGAGTAGAAAGAATAGCTAATCTTGCCTGTCGGCAGACAGGTCTTCCAAAATAGGAATGTCTTTAATAGCAATGGGACAAAAAGGTTAAAGTAGAAAAAATGCAACTCTCAATAACAAAGAATATTGTCAGGAATACTGTATTTAATATAATTGGCCATTTTTGGGGAATAATAGTGGGCTTTTTACTTATTCCCTACATCATTCATTACATAGGAGTACAGAAATTTGGCATATGGGCAATTGTAGGAGTGATAACAGGCTATTTTAGTTTACTTGACCTTGGAATCGGTACCCCTATTGTAAAATATATAGCTGAGTTTTACACTAAAAGAGAAGATTTAAAAATAAATAAACTCGTAAATTCAGGACTTGTTTTCTACCTCGGACTATCCCTATTTATTATTGTTATCGGTTTTAGTTTTATACAGTATATACTTGGTTTCTTTAATATCTCTCCTGAACTTGAGGGCGATGCTATATTTGCACTCAAAATAGGGTTGATTAGCTTTGCAATTATAAACATATCCAGTGTTTATAGGGCTATACAGGTAGGGTTACAACGTATGGATGTATCAAATAAAATTGATATTGTGATTTCTGGTTTAAACATCATTGGCACTATTAGTTTTTTGGAACTTGGTTATGGATTTAGGGGACTTATGGTGAACATTGCTTTGGTAACAACAGTCGCTGGAATAGTAAATTTAATTATTGGATATAAGATTTACCCAGCCCTTAATTTCAACCCTTTTGCAATAGATAAAACAATTATTAAAAAACTGATTAGTTTCGGAACTAAACTGCGTGTGATTAATATAGCCTGCCTTATTAATGATTCACTTGATAAACTACTTATCGGTCATTTCTTATTAATGGGACTTGTCACATTTTACGAACTTGGGCAAAGGGTTGTATACAAAGCAAGAACCTTCTTGGCTATGTTTACATCAGCAGTAATCCCTGTAGCCTCTGAGCTTGATGCCTTACAAGACGAAAGGAGGCTGCAAGAGCTTTATATTAGGGGATTAAAGTATTTGAATTTTTTGTTATTTCCTATTATGGGATTTATATTTGTTATAGCACCTGTCTTTATGTTAGCGTGGATGGGACTGGGCTATACTTTATCAACAAGGGTAATACAAATCCTTGCAGTAGTTATGCTCCTGAATATTCAGACTGTAATGGGATACCACATTGGTATAGGAATTGGAAAAGTAGAAATACAAGTAAAGGCGTATCTACTTGCAATGGGTTTGAACTTTTTGTTTTCTATCCCTTTGATAATAAAATACGGATTCTTTGGCACAGTGATTGGTACTGCAATAGCACTATTTATTGGTTCGCTTCTGTTTATTATACGGTTTAATAACTTCTTGAAAATACCATTTAATGGTTTCATTAAGCGAACTACAATAGTGCCACTGATTGCGACTCTGGTATCAGGAATAATAACCTACGCCCTATTATACATTTTGGGTCTCTATAGCTTAAGTCTATCGAGGTTGACAAATTTATGTATATGTGGGGTGAGTGGGCTCATTTTTTTAGGAATTTACACACTTATCGTATTGAAGTCAAATTTTTTAGACGACTATGACAAGGCTATTTTAAAGAACTTATACAAGTTGGCAGCATAGAGTATTTCAGATAAAATGAAGATTTTATATGTTACATCAACTTATGGTAAAGGAATAGGAGGGAAAGAGAACTATGTATACGAAATTTCGCAAAGAATTGCAGAGGAACACCAAGTGCGAGTTATAGC is part of the bacterium genome and encodes:
- a CDS encoding class I SAM-dependent methyltransferase yields the protein MYSVDNYAYEVLKAFTLTRNYTKWILNMIKPYLGNRILEVGCGIGNLTKELKNYGQLVGIDISSYFIQHIKINYPDLEFHKFDITDINVLSLKNKSFDTIVCVNVLEHIKDDCKALVNMFELLQPKGHLLLMVPAIQWAYGTMDIRVGHWRRYSKEELNDKLKQSGFYVERIFFYNLTGLFSWFVNSRILKRKQYPILQTMLFDKFLPLLVGVERIANLACRQTGLPK
- a CDS encoding oligosaccharide flippase family protein codes for the protein MQLSITKNIVRNTVFNIIGHFWGIIVGFLLIPYIIHYIGVQKFGIWAIVGVITGYFSLLDLGIGTPIVKYIAEFYTKREDLKINKLVNSGLVFYLGLSLFIIVIGFSFIQYILGFFNISPELEGDAIFALKIGLISFAIINISSVYRAIQVGLQRMDVSNKIDIVISGLNIIGTISFLELGYGFRGLMVNIALVTTVAGIVNLIIGYKIYPALNFNPFAIDKTIIKKLISFGTKLRVINIACLINDSLDKLLIGHFLLMGLVTFYELGQRVVYKARTFLAMFTSAVIPVASELDALQDERRLQELYIRGLKYLNFLLFPIMGFIFVIAPVFMLAWMGLGYTLSTRVIQILAVVMLLNIQTVMGYHIGIGIGKVEIQVKAYLLAMGLNFLFSIPLIIKYGFFGTVIGTAIALFIGSLLFIIRFNNFLKIPFNGFIKRTTIVPLIATLVSGIITYALLYILGLYSLSLSRLTNLCICGVSGLIFLGIYTLIVLKSNFLDDYDKAILKNLYKLAA
- a CDS encoding radical SAM protein; the encoded protein is MDVLLINPPWYKRKGNIWRGINPILPPLGLAYIGSFLEREGVKVEILDAQAEGCSVSKIYNKLKTMKGVPNFIGITATTSTIGNALDVAQICKTIYPKSKVILGGVHPTALPDEVMKDENIDYVVRGEGEATFWEIVNGKKEEEILGLSYKSKGSVFHNIDRPVFKCLDDLPFPAYHLLPIEKYRPAIGAYKRLPAMSMLTTRGCPGHCTFCFGNFLGERTRYRSARNIVNEIKLLQSGYGIKEISFYDDVFTTFKSNIQDLCRLIIEENIDITWSCFSRVDFVDEATLRLMKKAGCHQICYGIESGNEQILRNIKKETSLDKAKEIIALTKSIGIETRTSFMFGNPGETEETMRETINFAVSLEPDIAIFNITTPYPGTEMFLWAKEKGYLKTTDWSKYDLSQSILELPTVNSKIVEYYYHTAYKKFYRRVNYLLKRLCRTQSVNDLKMDFQAAWTMFLQF